The Pseudomonadota bacterium genomic interval CGGCGCGCACAGCACCGATCAGCTCATCGTGCTTTCGCCCGACCCCTCGGCCTGGAAGGGTAAACACCAACCAAGGAGGTGCCCGGCCAGGAGATGGTCCGCCTGAGCGGCGACTTTCTGACCAAGGTTTTCGAAGGCCCTTACAGGGATGTACCCAAATAGGAGAAGCAGATGGAGGAGCTTGTTCATGGTCAGGGGAAGCGGATGGAAAAGACCCGCTGCTTCTACACCACCTGCCCCAAGTGCCCAAACATTATGGCAAGAACTACGTGGTCGCCGTGGCAAGGGTGCAGTAGTTCGGCTTCAGGCAAGCATCGCCCAGGATCCGTTGAACCGATGAGATCGCGTAGCCGACCCAACATGCAGACCCCTAGCTGTTCATATCGTCGTGTCGAGTTGTCTCGATCTCACTCAGGGACTACTCAGCAGGAAAAGTAGCAATCGGGCCTGTCGGAATCAACCGATTGAGTGTTAGCGCCCTGTTCAGTCAAACCATGGAGGTGGCCATGAACATCAAGCAGTTTACAACCGCAATCGCGATGAGCTTATTTGCCTGCAGCACCATGGCGCAGATCGCCATCCCGCCCAGCAAGATCGGGCCGAACACCATCAATCCCAATCTCAAGCGAGATTTACAGAAAGAAGCCATGCCCAAGAAGCAGAAGCGGGCGATAGAGCAGGCAGCCAAACCTCGCAACCGGGTCCAGCGCGGTAGCCTGAGTGTTTACTCGGTTCCGTTCGATACTTGGTGCACAGAGACCAGCGAGCAGACTCAAGGGCGTGTCACCTTGGTTTACGACTGGCCCGGTGAACGCAATACCACCACGCTCGATGTGATACTTCGGGTGCGAACGCCGGCCGGGCGCACGCTCGACCAGCGCACGCGAATCTACGGAGGGCGCACCGGCCTCGAACTGATCAGCGAGACCCTGGACTTCAACCACAACGATGTCTGCCCGAGCGGCTGCGTACAGGCACGGCTTGTGCCCATCACAGCGGCCGACAGCAATCGCGTCGATCAGCGTTGGATGCGCGCCTGTCAGGCACGTTAGCTTGTTACTTTTTGGATTGCGCACGATAGGCTATTGGCGTGATATATCGGCATTGATGGACGAAAACGCCGGATGCGCGAAACGTCCCTGGTGAGGGGATTGTTCTGAATCCGCACTCGCTGCGGCTGACTATCGCGCTAGCGTATGCGCCAGAAGAGACCAGGAATTAGGCAGACAGTGCTACTAGCGCTTGTCGATTGCGCGACTTCTACAATCGCGTGCAGCAACCGGCGGCTATATGGGGGCTTCAAGGCCGGCAGCAGAAACGAGTGCCTTAAATTGCCCGCTTCGCAACAGCAGGAGTGCATGGATCGCTACGGCGTCGGCTATGACCAATACTGGCGCGAGAAAGAGAAGCTGGAAAGTGGCGCCGGATAGTTCAACCCACGCTCCGATTGCTGCCCATCACTGCGCAGCATCAGGGCTTTGATTGGCGTGATCCGCAATCAACCGCGCCACGCAACAGGTAAGTCGTTTGGCGGTGGGAATATGCAGAAACTCGTTGGGGCCGTGGGCGTTGGCCTGGGGGCCCAGCACACCGGTGATAACGAACTGGGCAGCGGGGAACCGCTCGCCCAACATGGCCATGAAGGGGATGGTGCCACCCTCGCCCATGTACACCGCTTCCTTGCCGAAGCAGGCCTGGGAGGCCTGCTGCAACGATTCTTCCAACCAGGGCGCCAGCTCCGGCGCCTCCCAGCCGTCCGCGACCATGCCAGGCTCGAAACTGACCCTGGCGCGGTAGGGCACCTGGTCGAGCAGCAGCGACCCGAGGCGCTCCAGCACCTCCGCAGCGTCAACACGCGGCGGCAGACGCAGCGACAGACGCAGCGCTGTGTAAGGACGCAGCGTGTTACCCGCCGAGACCAGCGCGGGAAGCCCGTCAGCCCCGGTCACCGACAGCGCGGGCCGCCAGGTGCGATTAAGGATCAGCTCGGCAGGATCCTCGCTGAGCGGCAGCGCGCCGGTTTCGAAGGGAAAGCGCTCGAAGATCGAACTGCCCAACACTTCGGCGGCGTGCTGCGCCTGTTGCCGACGCGGCGCCGGGATGGGCACGCGGCAGAATTCGGGGAGGATGTCGCCCGACGCTTCGTCTTCCAGACGGCTCAAAAGTCGCCTCGCGATGCGAAAACTGGAAGGCACGATGCCACTGGCGTCGCCCGAGTGGACCCCCTCGCGCAGGATACTCACACTGAGATCGCCCGAAACGGCGCCACGCAGCGACGTGGTGAGCCAAAGCTGGTCGTAGTTGCCGCAGCCCGAATCGAGGCAGATCACCAGATCCGGCTGCCCGAGACGCTCACTTAGCGCCGTAATGTAATGGGGAAGATCGTAACTGCCGCTCTCCTCGCAGCACTCGATGAGCAGTACGCAACGGGCATGGGGGATGCCCTGCTCACGCAACGCGCGAATCGCCAGCAGCGAGGCGAAGACGGCATAGCCATCATCGGCACCGCCTCGCCCGTAAAGTCGATCGCCCTCCAGTACCGGCAGCCAAGGACCAAGATCCTCCCGCCATTCGCCCATCTCCGGTTGTTTGTCGAGATGCCCGTAGAGCAGCACACAGCCGTCAGCCCTGCCGGGCACCTCCACCAGCAACAGCGGGGTACGCCCCTCGAGCCGCGCCACCTCCACCTGCATGCCGGCGATGGGTTGGCTGCGACACCAATCGGCGGCCAGCTGCACAGCGGCCTCCATGTGACCGTTCTCCTCCCAACGGGGATCGAAATGGGGCGACTTGTTGGGAATGCGGATGTAGTCCATCAACCGGGGCGTGATCCCGGTGTCCCATTCACGTCCTACGAAGGCCTGAAGCGTTGTGGTGTCCACGGGTGGAACGGTCTCAGTGCAGCGTCTTGTCGCGATCTTCCTCCTCGCTCTCAGCCGCATAGTCGAGGGGGGCGCGCGGTTCTTCCGGCGCCGGCTGCTCGCTCTCGGTGTCGGCGGAGACCTCGGGAGCCTCTTCAGATTCAGCAGGTTGGCGCTCCTCGGGGGCGGTTACCGTGGTAGCCTCCCCAGCCGTGCCCGCGGCGTTCTCATCGACCTGCTCCAAGCCTGGATCACCCTCGCGCGAACCGGCCTCGGGAGTTTCGGTCGTGGATTCAGGGTCGCCCTCTTCAAGCAACGGAGCCGGCTTCAGATCGAGCAGTTGCCCACCCTCGCCGCACAACCGCGACGCACCCACGCGCAGCTTGTCATAGACCTGGCGGTAGCTCTCGGTCATCGCATTGACCGCTTCCGCCGTATCGCGGAAATGGTCGGCAACCTCGCCCTTGTAATCGCTGAATTCCTTCCTGGTCTTCTCCAACTCCTGCTGCAGCTGCTTCTCGCGCCCACTTTCGGCGCCAAAGATGCGGACCAGAAACCCGCCCAGCAGCGCGCCGCCCAGCAGCAACACCACGCCTGTTACCCAATCCAAACCCATCAGTGCCACGTCGCGCCCCTCTTTAGCAGATCTCAAATCGATGAGGATGCAGTATACCAAGCCCCATTTGCTAATCTTTAGTGCACCTGCTTAACGATTACTTGCCGCCATGCGCCTCACCGCGAAACCGCTACAACTCTACAGTGCGCAGGTTTGCCCCTTTGCCCAGCGTACCCGTTTGGTGTTGAGGACCAAGGGTCTCGACTTCGAGATCAACGAGATCGACCTCGACAATCCTCCTGCCGACTTTCGTGAAATCTCGCCCTCTGGCAAAGTGCCATTACTGGCCCACGAGGGGAACCTCATTTGGGAATCGACCATAATCAACGAGTACCTGGAAGAGCGTTTTCCCACGCCCGCGCTGATGCCGGCTACACCTGGCGAGCGCGCTCGGGCTCGCATCTGGATCGATTACGCCAACAACCAGTTCGTACCCCTGTACTACAAGCTGCTGCTGGCTCAGGCTGGAGAAGAGCAGGACAACCTTTCCGAGCGACTCACTCAGACGCTTCTATACATGGAGACGCAAGGCCTGGCCCATGCGCAGCCCTATTGGATGGGCACGCAACCCGGCCTGGTGGATTTCGCCTTCTATCCCTTTTTTGAGCGCTTCTGCGTACTGGCTCATTATCGGGCATTCGCAATCCCGCCATCGTGCCGCCAACACGGGCTCTGGCTGAAGAAGATGGCGGACCTTCCGGCGGTCAGCGAGTTGGCCAACCCGGTCGAGTTCTACATCGAGCGCTATTCACGCTACGCCAATGGCACCGTCGGTAACGACACCGCGCGGGTGATGTGCGAGAAATAGCTTAGGGAAGCTCTGATTAAGCCTGTTTAGAGGAGAGTGTTGTTCAGAAGCGGCAAGTTCAAGGCGGAAAGTGCAGCTAATAACCCGCTATTGCCAAGCTTTTCAACATCGAAATCGCCGCTTCCGGGCAACAGAATCACTGAACACGACCTGATCAGAGGTTCCTTAAGGAATGGCGCAGAAAGATGCCGGCTTGTTTCACCGGCATGAGGAGGAGGGCAGAACTGAAACTATCAAACGGCTCTATCGAGCCTCTCACTGTAACGATGGCATTCGTAACACTGCTTGGTAGGAAGCACCTGTGCGATCTGCGGCACCTGCTGCCCGGTGTCGGTCGAAAATGCCGCCGACAACACCATGCCTATAAAGATGCCGAAACCGATGCAGCCGGTAACGATGATGAAACTGATCATGCCGAACCCCTTTCTGGTGTAACGGGCGGGCATTCCTCTTAGCGAATCGGTGCTCTCCTAGCTTACAAACCTCCCTGCCACGCCAAGGAAAAAGCCTTTATTTCCCCTAAGTTGGGCAAGGTTTATCTCAACTTACCGGAAGAGGCTAGCCCTAAATTACTGATCCAGCAACTCAATTATCGAATAATTCACTCGACTATTGTTGATCTTTGTCACAAAACCGTAATCGATTCTTCCATTTTTCCAGCCGGACATTTCCAGATAGCCGTTATTCAGGTGCTTGGCCATAGGGAAACACGCCTCGCAAAACCCCCCTGCCCTGCGTAAAATCCCAAGCCCGCAAACCGCACAGGAGAACCATCGGCATGCCCTCATTCGATGTCGTATCGGAGATCGACGAGCACGAATTGACCAACGCGATTGACCAGGCCAATCGCGAAATCGGCAACCGTTTCGACTTCAAGGGCAGCAGCGCCCGGGTGGATCGCAACGCTTTTGAGCTGACGCTGATCGCCGACGCCGAGTTTCAGGTGAAGCAGGTGGATGATGTATTGCAGAAAAAACTGGCTGCGCGCGGAATCGATCTGGGCTGCCTGGAAATGGGCGAGATCGTCATGAGCGGAAAGGAGGCGCGGCAACTCGTCAAGGTGCGCCAGGGTGTCGACAAGGACCTCGCCCGCAAGATCGTCAAGCTGATCAAGGATTCCAAGCTTAAGGTCCAGGCCCAGATACAGGGCGAACAGGTGCGCGTCACCGGCAAGAAGCGTGATGACCTGCAGGAGGTGATTACGCTGCTACGCGGCGCAAAACTCGAGCTGCCGCTGCAGTACATCAACTTCCGCGACTGACAGCCCACTCTCAATGCCGTTTTGACAGTCGAGCGCTGCGCTTGTCGCCCACCTTATGCTGACACTCTCTGACATCGCTCTCTATCGCGGGCCGCGCTGCCTGTTCGAAGCGGTCAACCTGACGCTCTATGCCGGTCAGAAGATCGGGATAACGGGTCGCAACGGTACCGGGAAATCGAGTCTCCTGGCCCTGATCCGTGGTGAATTGCACGCCGATCGCGGTGACTGCACGCTGCCAGCCGACGTGCGTATCGCACATGTTGCGCAGGAAACGCCGGCCCTTGCGCGCGGCGCGCTCGAGTACGTCATCGATGGCGACAGCGTGCTGCGGAAAACTGAAACGGCACTGCTGGCCGCGGAGCGCGCCAACGACGGCGAGCTTCTCGCGCACCTCCATCACGACTATGAAGTGCTGGGAGGTTATACGGCACAGGCCCGCGCAGCGCGGCTGCTGAACGGTTTAGGTTTTGCACAGCCGGATTTGCAGCGCCCGGTGAAGGATTTCTCAGGCGGCTGGCGCATGCGACTGAATCTTGCTCAGGCGTTGATGTGTCCTTCGGATCTCCTGCTGCTCGATGAACCGACCAATCATCTGGATCTCGATGCCGTAATCTGGCTCGAGGATTGGCTCAACAGCTACTCCGGAACCCTGCTGCTCATTTCCCACGATCGGGATTTTCTGGATCGCATCGTGACCCACGTGGTGCACATCGAAGCGCAGCGTCTGCGTCTCTACAAGGGCAACTACTCCGAATTTGAACGGCAGCGCTGCGAACAGCTCATGCAACACCAGGCGCTGTACGAGAAACAACAGCGCGAGATCAAACACATTCAGACGTTCGTCGATCGGTTTCGCGCCAAGGCCACGAAGGCGCGCCAGGCGCAGAGTCGACTCAAAACCCTGGAGCGCCTCGAGCGTATCGAAGCGGCGCATATCGACTCGCCGTTTCATTTTGCGTTTCGCGAATCGGGGGAACTCCCTTCCCCGTTGTTGAAAATCGAGCATGCCAGCGTCGGTTATCGACCTGAAGCACCGGTGATCAGAGACTTGAATCTCACCCTGCAACCCGGGCAGCGGCTCGGCTTGCTGGGGCGCAACGGCGCCGGCAAATCGACCTTGGTCAAGTTGCTGGCCGGCGATCTGCAGCCTCTGAGTGGCGAGGTGCTGCCGGCGAAAAAGCTGCGTGTCGGTTACTTCGCACAACATCAACTGGAACAACTGCCGGCCGACGAGAGCCCCTTCCGAGCGCTGCAACGTATCGCACCCGATCAGAGCGAGCAGTCGCTGCGCGACTATCTGGGTGGCTTCGACTTCCGCGGTGATCGGCTCACCGAGCCGTGCGGCACGTTCTCAGGCGGGGAAAAGGCGCGCCTGGTCTTGGCGCTGATCGCCTGGCA includes:
- a CDS encoding M20/M25/M40 family metallo-hydrolase produces the protein MRLRARRKIATRRCTETVPPVDTTTLQAFVGREWDTGITPRLMDYIRIPNKSPHFDPRWEENGHMEAAVQLAADWCRSQPIAGMQVEVARLEGRTPLLLVEVPGRADGCVLLYGHLDKQPEMGEWREDLGPWLPVLEGDRLYGRGGADDGYAVFASLLAIRALREQGIPHARCVLLIECCEESGSYDLPHYITALSERLGQPDLVICLDSGCGNYDQLWLTTSLRGAVSGDLSVSILREGVHSGDASGIVPSSFRIARRLLSRLEDEASGDILPEFCRVPIPAPRRQQAQHAAEVLGSSIFERFPFETGALPLSEDPAELILNRTWRPALSVTGADGLPALVSAGNTLRPYTALRLSLRLPPRVDAAEVLERLGSLLLDQVPYRARVSFEPGMVADGWEAPELAPWLEESLQQASQACFGKEAVYMGEGGTIPFMAMLGERFPAAQFVITGVLGPQANAHGPNEFLHIPTAKRLTCCVARLIADHANQSPDAAQ
- a CDS encoding DUF1043 family protein, translating into MGLDWVTGVVLLLGGALLGGFLVRIFGAESGREKQLQQELEKTRKEFSDYKGEVADHFRDTAEAVNAMTESYRQVYDKLRVGASRLCGEGGQLLDLKPAPLLEEGDPESTTETPEAGSREGDPGLEQVDENAAGTAGEATTVTAPEERQPAESEEAPEVSADTESEQPAPEEPRAPLDYAAESEEEDRDKTLH
- a CDS encoding glutathione S-transferase family protein, which translates into the protein MRLTAKPLQLYSAQVCPFAQRTRLVLRTKGLDFEINEIDLDNPPADFREISPSGKVPLLAHEGNLIWESTIINEYLEERFPTPALMPATPGERARARIWIDYANNQFVPLYYKLLLAQAGEEQDNLSERLTQTLLYMETQGLAHAQPYWMGTQPGLVDFAFYPFFERFCVLAHYRAFAIPPSCRQHGLWLKKMADLPAVSELANPVEFYIERYSRYANGTVGNDTARVMCEK
- a CDS encoding YajQ family cyclic di-GMP-binding protein, producing the protein MPSFDVVSEIDEHELTNAIDQANREIGNRFDFKGSSARVDRNAFELTLIADAEFQVKQVDDVLQKKLAARGIDLGCLEMGEIVMSGKEARQLVKVRQGVDKDLARKIVKLIKDSKLKVQAQIQGEQVRVTGKKRDDLQEVITLLRGAKLELPLQYINFRD
- a CDS encoding ATP-binding cassette domain-containing protein, whose amino-acid sequence is MLTLSDIALYRGPRCLFEAVNLTLYAGQKIGITGRNGTGKSSLLALIRGELHADRGDCTLPADVRIAHVAQETPALARGALEYVIDGDSVLRKTETALLAAERANDGELLAHLHHDYEVLGGYTAQARAARLLNGLGFAQPDLQRPVKDFSGGWRMRLNLAQALMCPSDLLLLDEPTNHLDLDAVIWLEDWLNSYSGTLLLISHDRDFLDRIVTHVVHIEAQRLRLYKGNYSEFERQRCEQLMQHQALYEKQQREIKHIQTFVDRFRAKATKARQAQSRLKTLERLERIEAAHIDSPFHFAFRESGELPSPLLKIEHASVGYRPEAPVIRDLNLTLQPGQRLGLLGRNGAGKSTLVKLLAGDLQPLSGEVLPAKKLRVGYFAQHQLEQLPADESPFRALQRIAPDQSEQSLRDYLGGFDFRGDRLTEPCGTFSGGEKARLVLALIAWQAPNLLLLDEPTNHLDLEMRHALNRALQNYQGALVLVSHDRHLLRATTDEFVLVHSGNAHPFDGDLEDYRRWVTTEQAKIEAPRTAEATGDNSATNRKALRRDAAELRQRRKPLLNEIHKLERDLERLSHEKKELEKLLADPDLYGENSKDALKRTLMTQAQLERDIATAEQRWLTLHEALEAYDLQETV